In the Perca flavescens isolate YP-PL-M2 chromosome 20, PFLA_1.0, whole genome shotgun sequence genome, one interval contains:
- the pccb gene encoding propionyl-CoA carboxylase beta chain, mitochondrial — MMAALSVARSSCRLINGLRTSFRSLGQVKHGAVAVAVPPTNLQQDCRWYSVSHLSVKERIDRKRTAALVGGGQKRIDAQHKKGKLTARERVELLLDPESFVESDMFVEHRCSDFGMEQDGNKFPGDSVVTGRGRINGRLVYVFSQDFTVFGGSLSGAHAQKICKIMDQAMTVGAPVIGLNDSGGARIQEGVESLAGYADIFLRNVMASGVVPQISLIMGPCAGGAVYSPALTDFTFMVKDTSYLFITGPDVVKSVTNEDVTQEELGGAKTHTTVSGVAHHAFENDVEALLNMREFFNFLPLSNQDPAPIRECHDCSDRLVHSLDTIVPFETTKAYDMLDIIQTIVDESDFFEIMPSYAKNIVVGFARMNGRTVGIVGNQPKVASGCLDINSSVKGARFVRFCDAFNIPIITFVDVPGFLPGTAQEYGGIIRHGAKLLYAFAEATVPKITIITRKAYGGAYDVMSSKHLRGDVNYAWPTAEVAVMGAKGAVQIIFRGKESQAEAEAEYVEKFANPFPAAVRGFVDDIIEPSTTRKRICRDLEVLASKKQINPWKKHANIPL; from the exons ATGATGGCGGCTCTCAGTGTGGCCCGAAGCAGCTGCAGACTGATAAACGGGTTGAGGACATCTTTCAGGAGTTTGGGGCAGGTGAAACATGGCGCTGTCGCTGTCGCAGTGCCACCGACGAACCTGCAACAGGACTGCCGCTGGTATTCTGTCAGCCACCTGTCTGTTAAGGAGAGGATTGACAGGAAACGGACGGCGGCGCTAGTCGGCGGAGGTCAGAAGAGAATAGATGCACAACACAAAAAG GGTAAGCTGACAGCCAGGGAGCGGGTGGAGCTTCTGCTGGACCCCGAGTCCTTTGTGGAGTCGGACATGTTTGTGGAACATCGCTGCTCCGACTTCGGCATGGAGCAGGATGGGAACAAG TTCCCAGGTGACAGCGTTGTGACAGGCAGAGGCAGGATCAATGGCAGGCTGGTTTATGTATTCAGTCAG GACTTCACAGTGTTTGGGGGCAGTCTGTCTGGAGCCCATGCACAGAAGATCTGTAAG ATTATGGACCAGGCCATGACAGTTGGAGCCCCGGTCATCGGTTTGAACGACTCCGGAGGAGCTCGGATCCAGGAAGGAGTGGAGTCTCTGGCTGGATATGCAGATATATTCCTG AGGAACGTGATGGCTTCAGGAGTCGTACCTCAGATCTCCCTGATCATGGGTCCCTGTGCAGGAGGAGCCGTCTACTCCCCCGCCCTGACAGATTTCACCTTCATGGTTAAG gacacATCATACCTGTTCATCACAGGACCTGATGTTGTGAAGTCTGTCACCAACGAAGACGTGACTCAAGAGGAGCTCGGTGGAGCCAAAACTCACACCACCGTGTCTG GAGTGGCTCACCATGCCTTTGAGAATGACGTTGAAGCCTTGCTCAACATGCGAGAGTTCTTCAACTTCCTGCCGCTAAGCAATCAGGATCCCGCCCCCATTAGGGAGTGCCACGACTGCAG CGATCGTCTGGTACACTCATTGGACACCATCGTCCCGTTTGAGACAACTAAAGCTTATGACATGTTGGACATCATTCAAACA ATAGTGGATGAGAGCGACTTCTTTGAGATCATGCCCAGCTACGCCAAAAACATTGTGGTGGGATTTGCCCGCATGAACGGACGCACTGTAGGCATTGTGGGTAACCAGCCCAAAGTGGCTTCTG GTTGTTTGGACATCAACTCCTCGGTGAAAGGAGCCCGCTTTGTACGCTTCTGTGACGCCTTCAATATTCCCATTATCACCTTTGTGGATGTGCCGGGCTTCCTGCCAG GTACCGCTCAGGAGTATGGAGGCATCATCAGACACGGAGCCAAACTGCTGTATGCCTTTGCAGAGGCCACTGTCCCGAAAATAACCATCATCAccagaaag GCTTACGGAGGAGCCTATGACGTGATGAGCTCCAAACACTTGAGAGGAGATGTGAACTACGCCTGGCCCACAGCTGAGGTTGCGGTCATGGgtgccaag GGTGCTGTTCAGATTATtttcagaggaaaggagagcCAGGCGGAGGCAGAGGCTGAATACGTGGAGAAGTTCGCCAACCCTTTCCCAGCTGCTGTCAGAG GTTTTGTGGATGACATAATCGAGCCATCAACCACTCGCAAGAGGATCTGCAGAGATCTGGAGGTGCTGGCCAGCAAGAAGCAGATAAACCCTTGGAAGAAACACGCCAACATTCCTCTGTGA